A segment of the Trifolium pratense cultivar HEN17-A07 linkage group LG7, ARS_RC_1.1, whole genome shotgun sequence genome:
ATTGTTTTAGACAGACAGCTATTCCTCCTTCAGATAACATGGCTTCTTTGCCCTTGCAAGCGGGGTATCCCGGTGGGTCATTGGCAGATGTGCACTCCCAAGGAAGTGTTTTTACTAATTCGCCTGAGTATATAAACGGTAATTTGCCATTTCAAGGATGGGAGGACCGTAATCAGGATGCTACTTACCACTCAAATATTACTTATGGATCAATTAACTCTCTTGCTCCAGTTAACGGTGCTGTTGTTCCACGAGGCCAAACAACCAGTAACTCCACCTTGCACAGAAACTTGGACACTAAATTTTGTGATCCAAGACAAATGAAGCATGCTGGATTCGCTGATTTAACTGAATGCAGCTCATCAAGACAACCTCGAGTGAATATCGTAAGCCAGCAGAAGTTTTCTAATAATCTTGGTTCACTGGAATACTTGGCGAGTTCAATGATGGAACAGGTAATAacatttttgaaatataatgTAGCCTTTCCCATAGATGTTTCTGTATGACTTCTTTAACATATTGATAACAGCCGATTCCCACATGCTTAATGGCTTTAAGTTGAAGTTCTGATTCAGTTATCTGGTGATGTATCTGTTTTGTAGCTTTTGTTTGTATTTATATACAACaattacatgtatatatatatatatatatatatatatatatatatatatatatatatatatatatatatatatatatatatatatatatatttttcctaTGGTTGATACTTGATACCATCGCAATCAATATTTCCTTGACCACACATACTGATTTGATTATAAAAGTACAATCAGTAGCTTTAGAGAGACATGTACTCCAGTCAACATTGTTATATTTGTCTTATACATGACAGACAACTTAAAATCGTTACATTGTCAGTATTGATATTTGAAGATTTAAATTTGTGAAACCCTGTTTTGTTGAAACTTTATGTGCCATATATTTCATTGATGTTCTTTGTGGTGGATCTGCTAGCCAAATAACAACCGGAACTTTCGATGTTCTTTGGAACATTCACATAGGGTGAAAACATTAGGTTTTCATATCCTGGATTGGTAAAATAACTTGTCCATCGAGTATATAGCCTTATCTAACTTATGACTTAACATCTTTAGTTTACTATATTCAATGCTTGTTTGATTGTTGTATCCTGCACCTTGTCCTAAATATTTTCCTTCCATAATCATTTGACGCCATGCAGGAGCAAGATAAGATGAAATTGTTGGGTGGAGACTTCATATGCGATAGCTACTCTGGCGGGGTATCTTTGTGACAGAGTTGTGGTACTACATTGAGCATCATGTTGTCCTCGTTGATGAATTGTAGAGTGTTAATTCCCTCTCATGTACACTATTTAACCAGTTTTGTTGTAGTACTAGTTTTCTTTCTGTGGGATTTAGCTTtctctgtttctttttttttcagaGTCAAGTTCTGTAGAATTGTCAATCATGTGCTTTAAAATAAGAAGTCAATGAGAAATATAAGTGTATCATTCAGTTTCTCATTAGTTGTTTAATGTTTAAGAAATGGATCTTGATGAATTAGCTTCgaattattttattactatTTGACAACAGTTTATTGTACAAAATATAGTTAATGCCTCTGCTGTCAGAATAACGTGCTTGAAGAGATTGTTATTATCAAGAAATAATTCTAAGGATACGTATTAAAGTTAAAGAAAAGAACAGCATGCGGATATTACTTTAccgaatgaaaaaaaaaactggttaTTTTCAGAAAGTATACATCAGTTGTGAGTGAAACGCTGAGTGAAACAATTTTAGAGCAGTTGTGAGTGTAAGCAACCTCTATGttaagagatttatttttgccACCTATCAGTTTCTCACGCGTTGtaatttttttctgttttattctacttaagtagcagacattataagaatgataaattttttaaaaatgttgcTTGCTACTTAAACAACAGATGTTATAAAAACACAAATCTGGTAGGGTGTTCCGCTAGCTAAGTAGCGGACAgatgtatttttataatttcgtAGGGTGCGCGAGAAAATGAATAGGGTGGCAAATCCTATGTTAGAATCTTGGAAATTTCAAATCACCGGGTCTTTCACTGTAGCTTACTAACTACTACTGTACTATCATGTTTAATTGACAAGCACAGTGAGCCAGCAAATGTAGGGCAGTTGTAGTTAGAATAGGAAAAACGCCAAAACGTGGGGGCATGTAAAGCCAGGTTGGTCCCTTGTCCCCCAAATTTTAGCTTTTACAATAAAATTTGATGAAGGGCACCTCAAGTAAAAGTTGGTGTTCATAGACCGATAGAGACGTTCAAGTATATGTTTGATTTTTGCATCAACGAGACGTTCATTCGCCCAAAATCGCGGCAGTTTTCTACGCAAAAGCTCAATTTTGTAGCTTCTAGGAAATCACATCAAAACTAATGCTAGATGTGCGTTTGATTCCCCAAACAGATGCTAAATCATTGTGGCACATTACAATTGTAAACAAGCATAATTCTAAGTTCACATCTAAGGTTGTTCAgctttaaaatataaaaagacaatTACATTCCAAAATTTCAACTAAAATTGTAGGGGTGCGCCTGCCCTTGCTGTAGTGTAATGCATGGACTACACATGAAGATCCCAATAGCAAGCTACTGAATTGGACCCTCCCCCTcaacaaattaatttaatatcgtGTGGACCATTGGTCCACATATcagatattaaactgataagaacagATACTACACTTGATCTTAGCCAAAAGGCCGAGAAAGGTATGCTTTAAGTCATTGCATTGTGTTGTTTTTTATATCTAACACATGAAGGCATATGTGTGTCTATAGGCGATGTGGGACATTGTAACTTATAACTAGAGGCTAGCATAATGAAAAAAGCAGAACCAATGACAAAATTAATGGTTACTCAATTATATTTAATCTTAGCATTTAGCTCTTTATTGTTATATCTAATTTTCTCTAATCTAATTTAGCGTAGCAAATCTTAACTGTTTTTGCATACAAAATTGAAGATTTGGAGCTTCAGCTTCTTTGAGACGTGAGACAAGTGTTTTTCATGTGGGAAAAAACCCGTTGATGGCTTCATCTATCTTATCTTTCTTCCAATGAGTTTCCTAAGCAGCCGTATCATTATCAATGCTCTCATAATTTTGGATAATGATGCAAATCATGCAAACATATGAAAGATTATTCGATACTGCATTGCTTAGAACAACTACTGATGTAGAATATGACCACAGTATTCGGGGATAACAGTCACAAAAGACAGCATTCAATTGGTTTTTCAATGCATGATCAAATCTCAAATATAAACCATAATGCAGTATTAGATGTATGGTTTATCTACAGGCTTTATGCTCCGTACCAAGTTGCACCAACAGAAATCTCCTTGGCATTCCCAAGTTTTGAGCAACATCTGAAATTCTCGGACGGTCATTTATATGCAATCTTCGTTGTAAATATTTAACGAGGTCGGTGATTGTCTCTTTTTTGTATGGAGATGCCTCATCTAATTTTGATTAGtaaaaagaagggaaaaaagcctttattttctaaaaagttATAACAAAGCATGATGGCTTACACAGTTACACACCTATTTTAGTAGAATTGGATTTGCTCCATTGTCGGACAATAACTTATTCAGAAAACCTGCATGGAGCTAGTAGTTTATATTTCCCATCTCACCCTTTACTATAGGAACTGGATGATCCTATTTGATCAAATATTTATCGACAAACTCATATGTTTCTTTCATTACAGTATTTCTAAACCAGTTTCTGGATAACTAACCAAAGTGTTTTGATATTGAGTATgattgtgatgatgatgatctttTTTATGAGAGAGGGTACCATTTACGGTGTAAAAACTTTGAAGCGTCTGATATCAAATCAAAACCGTTTCTCATACGGCAACAATACAAGATCCTATTATAATGTCAGTCTTCAAATTCATTATTTATGATTACTTTTAAGAAATTATCattataaaaaactaaaaaaacaataaaagaaagctaaaaagcataaaaatatttttactctGCCCGGGTAGTATAATAATCTTACACATTGGAATACTTGGATTAGGAAAAAGTGTTGATGGATAACATGTTTACTTTTCACCATTTgcaattttgattttattccaaaaaaaaaataatcacagTTAAATATGTCTGCTGACTCTGCTCAGGTGAAAACCAAATAAGCAtttcaaaaaaagttaatatattaatCAACAACTGCATATGTGAAGTCGAGATGCAATACAGATACAAAGACATGCCTAGATACATTAACCAAAAgttaatataaatacaaaaatactGGAAGAAAAAGACATTAGACATTCTTCACTCATATAATTGTTGAGTACTTGCAGTTGCAGTATCCAAGGAGTGTTAGTGTTCAATATAAGTATGGAACATCACAATTCCTATTTTGAAGTACTGGACTACATAGGCCAAAATGAAAATTGAGTTCATGATGAATTGATGGTTATAAGAGGAAGGAAAACTGTGGTTACACAaccagaaaatgaaaataattagaCGAAGCAtgccttaaaattttaaaattccataAATTATATGCTTACACTCGAATAGTAAACTAGAAATCAAGGCTAGATTGCTACAATGTAGTAAAGTATACAATTGATCGCACTTCAGTTAAAAACAAAGACCtcgtagtaataataattagtaaaatcTAATAATTTCCCATGTACTTGGTTGCAAGGGAATTAAGACATATCGCATATGCTTTAATCTACTTCACCTTTGACGATTTAAAAAATGTCGAGTGAGATCAACATGCTACATTATACATGGTACAACAAATAACTGTCAACAAGGTATTGCGTTTTATGCATCCAATACAGCGACTCCAGCATCAGAATTCGGTGTGTTCTCATTCAACTCAGCATTGCTACTTTCATCCATCTCTGTATTACTTTCCTTTTTCTCAGCAAGACTAGGAGTTTCCTTCTCAATTGCGACACTTGAACCACTTTCTTTTACAGGATCAGAGTCTATTACCATATCTTTAGTCTCGTCGCCATGTGATATTGCCTCAGATTTGTTATCTGAATTTAATATTGGAGTTTCTGAAATAGGCTGTTCAACTGTGGGTGTTAGAATTCTGTTGATATCTTCACAGATGGTTTCTAGTGGTGGGAACTTCTTCACTGTGTTGACCTCTGCCGATTCTCTTGCCAATGACGCTTGTACTAAATCGGTGGGGTTTTCCTCAACTACCTTGCACATCTGCTAATACCGAGAAATGATTATTGATACAATTACTCTGTAGAATACTAATTTACCAACATCACTcgtttttatattaaataaggTGAAGTGATCTTTAATTAAGAGCAACTCATTAAGGGTACAATTATACATCACTACTTTACCTCATTGTAAAGTCGAACTAATTCCAATCGATTTGGATCACTTTCACAAGCAACCGGAACATCTTCTGGAGCTGCAAAAATGGAAGCATTACAAGTAAGTTTTCGGGTACTTTGCCCTTTTTCAAATATTCTGTTTTGGTAATAATTAATGATAGAAGGAAACAACACAAAAGAACAGAAATAATCACAACATTGATAAAATATTTGGAGGTTCTTGCATAATCAAGGGAATATTTTTGCACCTGACAACAGTCCAGATTTTAATTTAGCTTAAGCTTGACAGCCCAGATTCAAAATCTGTGTCACGTCAAGATCTAATTGTCTAGGTGAAATACTCTTATAGAGTATGCATGATTTCTTCCATTATCTGATGCAAACTATGCAACTCCAATTGTTTGATCAAGAAAAAAGTATCTGATGAGCAACAATAGAATCATACCTATTGTTTCTACTTGTGGTAATTGATCAATCATCTGGGTATCAGTATCCACTGATTTATAACTTGGAATAGTGGTAGACTTGGGTTCACTTTTAATTTCTTCGTTGGTTACTTCCCCGGCTTTTGGATCACCCTGCAAACAAAGTTCATGAGGAAGAAATTTCAGTCCGCAAGTTAATCAAGCAAAACCTCTCCACAGGACAAATGCATCATAATGTTGATACACTTACAAAGTATTCTTTCTGGTACTCAGCATTTAGTCCCTTTTCCAAAAGAAGAACCCTCTTTTTTACAAACTCAACCTGTCTTCTCTGCATGTCTCTAAAATGATATAACATGGACGATTCTTGATATAGCTGTGTTTGATTCCTAGCATCACCCGAACCTTGCGCACCATCAGCTGCTATGCCACTTCCACCATTTTCCCTGGATTCATTGCTGGGTATTTCTGTATTTGCCAAATTTGCACCATTTTGTATGTGAGAGCCAACTTGTCCTGGTCCTGGTAAATTTATAACGGGAAGATTCAACTCCTGACAGATGATCTCCTGAATCTTCAgatccttatcatcaacaataGCTTGCCACCTTCCATACCCATGCCTTGCATAGGAAACAATTGTGTTAAAAGAATATATCAACAAATAATCCGCAAACATCCATAATTGTTCATCACAAATCACATACAAACGtgccaaaaataaattagatatGTATAATATAGACTCTAGGTTAAGTTttcatattttgttaataatgaagattttaaaaataaataaaaaatggctAAAAGTGATGCAGTTAGAAGATAATTGTTACATTGTACAagcaaacaaaatatatttatgagAATTCGTACTTTAACACAGCACGCAGTAGCATAAAATCATGCTCCTCCTTCCACTTCCTTATACCCTTCAACCCTGGATAACGTAATAAGATGTCATCTGAAAACAGTGGAGTTTGAGGATGTTCTGTTGCAAACTTCACCTGTAAAAGTTCACATCCCAAGAAGAACAAACACTTCaatcaacttaaaaaaattcaacataaaaaataacattgGGTAATCATTAACACCATAATTACAATAATGTTTACCAAGAATTCCTTTCTTAGACTTCTCTCAAACTTTTATAATAGAGTAATAACAGGcagttaaaaacaaaaaaattcattcagGGCTTACTTTGTCCCTTATCAAGAGCAGGACTGCAATCCTAACAAGTACATCTTGGATTCGGAGTCCTTCTTTTGGAACACCGTCTACAaggaaattaaaaattaaaaacaataagggaattaaattaaaagattaaaaaatggaaaatgaaaGAAGATACAGTTGCAATAAGGATCTACCACCTGTGAATGTAGAGGAATCAGTTATATCTTCAGCAATATGAGACAAGAAAAGGGTTCCATAACtgtaaaaatatagatatatataaatcaaactcACTCACAAAGAATGACTTTAGAGTGTGAAATAAACCATAAAATAGGtagtaaaattattaaacaaagtTAAAGAAAATTATCCTACTGTgcaataataattatattgatTGCTATATAGTAAATCAGAATTGCCATTTTATGTCGTGTATGCCAAAGTTTTCAACCATCAGTTTTACTAAGAACAATTCAATCAAACAGGCCCACGTTTACATGCATGTGCCCTTCATTACGCACTTAAACATTCACATGCACAACTTCTTCACACATAGTTCACTCACATTAAGGgactaattaatttaaaaatatatcctTATTCTTAACCTTGTACATATCAAACTactattacttttattttatattgagaATTATAAGAGAATGTTAATTCCTTTGTTTTAAGCCTACTGTATGCACGGGCATTGTATATCAGTCAAATTGTTGATGAACTGTTGCAACTAACTTTAACCCTTTTGAATTAGATTTTGGCCCCAATATATACAATATGTAGCCGAGCTAGATACTTGGGGCTATAAATGGTCCTTTTCACTTTTCTCTCTACTTTCACAAACTAAGAAGAATGCACGGGCACAGGACCGTGAATGTCATCAAATCCTATCCCCTTTTCTCCCAACAAAAATCAAGTCAAAATAAATTCCAGCAAACACGTGTTTCAAATAAACagttaaaagtatataaatcaTCACAAATATGTAACAGAATCATGTCAATACTCTTTGATTTCTTCATAAGTCTTTTGTTTCATGCGGGAAGTAAACTCCTTCCAATCAAAGTCACCAACCCCGAACCTGTAATATAACACAAAGTGAGATAAACCACAGGTATTTCCAGAAAACCAGCTTTCTTCAACTCAATAAATAAAGATGAAATAACCTCATCAAAATTTGCACAAAGGCAGCCCTCTGATTTTGATTAAAACCAAGTACTCTGAATGCTTTTCCTTCACCTTCCATCAGAGGAAGTGGCTCAGTGCTATCTGCTGTTAATAGATTTGAAGGAATATTTGCATCACAGTCCAGGCCAGATAATCAAGGTTCATCAAGtcgcaaaaaaaattaaaaaaataaatattaaatgacTATACATACTACGTGCTTTTTTCTTGTATGGCCTTCTACTAGTAGTAGTTCCGGTGGAATTTGAATCACCATCAGTAAGCTCTGCTTCATAATTGTCGTCTTCGTCAGAGCTTACATCTTCCAGACCAGCAAGGTCGTCCTCCTCAACAGAAACCATCTGTGAAATCAAGAAATAACAGATACTACCTTAACAAACACACAATAAACAGTTACAGCAAagcaaacataaaatataaaaaaataaactaaccACTATAGTTGTATAAACAATCCCAACCCCGCCTAATACGCAAAAATAGAACCAACAAGTACTAAAATCCTACATTTCAATATCTAGTTATATAAATTACTAGCATATGTCATATATTGATAGTAAAGGTGGTAAGCAAAATCATTGAGTAAACAAGATAAGAATTGTCACTGTTGAAGATAATCTACCATAAACTCATAAATGAAGGCAAGAAATAATTGTTTCTTGCAAAGTGACGCATGAAAATGGCACAAATATCAACATTACATACCAACTTGCGGTTTCGCTTCCCTTTACCCAAAGCATTGAACTCCTCAACTTTATGCTCTTGAAACTTGTCTTTTAACAACTCTTCCCAATAATGTGTTCTCTCTGAACTGTTCACGGTTTCCATTGCTCTTTTTTGTGCTGCCTCCTCCTCTGCTGCAGCCTCAGCCTCATCAACATACTCAAAATTTGCAACCTAGATCATATAATCCACTCGGTCaataaaaaagaatagaaataaaaaagaaacagacCATGATATATGGACGGTGAAGTTAAATAGTCGTGACCGGTGAATTGCCATGGCAATGCTttaacaacaaaacaaattttCCAAAATGTAAGAGTGACCTTCAACTTTTTAcgcaaaacaaaaaataaaaaaatactagtacAATTGTACTTCCAAGTACCAATTCTCGTTTGTTTGCGTCGTGTCCATGTGTGTCTAAAGCTATAAACTGATAGAAATCAATGGCACCTCAACTCACAACAAACCAGAATGTGGATAGATCAAAtaagaaaaaacattaattacacaaaatgTGTATGTGCGATTATATGATAAATCAACCTTGAAGGCCTTCAGAAatccatcttcatcttcatcatccaGAGTAGTCTCTTCATCTACAACTTGGTCACGATCCAGCAACCTATTGTGAAGAAATATACGTTGAATAAAATCCTCAAGCATATTCCTATTTCATGTTTGAAGAAGAGTGCTTGATTACCTATCGATAGCAGCTGCATCATAATGGATTTGACGGGATTTTCCTGCTTCGTCATTCTCATCTGCAAATAACTCCTTTGAGCCATACCGTATGATGTCATCCAACTCTTCCTAAACACAATTGACAATCAAAGCTCCATCAAATATCTTAGCAATACTATGTTCAATTTGTTATTAAGTGCTTCCCTATCCACATTTGGCtttaatattttagaaaatatcAATCTCTTGAAAAAATAGCATATGTAATGTAGCCCAAACTTAATaactataaacaaaataaataagattttgcAACTTGGACATATTAGGAATTTTTTAAAGGGGGCGGGGGGGATAAATACAATGACCCTCAGAGACACATTAAGCACGCCTTGGACCATGaggaacctaatttttttattctcgtATATGATGGTCTCTAATTTTGAAGTATACGGTTGTTCTATATTCTAAGGACACTTTTAAGTGAGGTGTTCAGTGCGTTTAAAGGCAATGGAGTGCTTTACTTTCCTGATGTACCTTTATCTTCACCTAGCTTATTTTATCATCCTTTTTAGGAGCATATGCCTTATCCTGACTTACAGAACTTTTCTTTTACtcaataaaaaatgtcaaaaaaaccAACACAAAGggattacaaatttacaactATTGGGAGTTTAAGATAACGTCCAAAACCTGTTGAGAGAATGGGGACTACAAAATAAAGAACCAAATAGAATTATAAGTGAGGCGATGCCAACCAATCTCCGTGCTCTATGTCGGGCCTTACATAGTTATATCACTACTACTTTGAGGAGAGCTGTAAGGGGAAATAAGGGATTTGGACTGTAAAGAGCTGTAACAACTTTTCCTATGCCTATGTGGCAAAAACTGTGGGAAAGGAAAAGAATCAGTTAGGTGTAAGGATTAAAGGGGAAGAAAGGATCTGGCAGATGGATGCAAGAATTGAGTAAGGTAGAAAGGTTTTTGGTGGGATTGTATATTCTGTCCTTCTGCACAATTCCCAGTATCTTGTTTCCTTTCGTCCTGCATTTCTAGTCTTTACAGAGGGCTGCCTCTGCTTGTAAGGAGCTTGATCTCGGTACTTCTTGTTTCAGTTGGAAATAACATCAATTTAGGTCTATATTCCAGCACAAATATGTATGAAGTTTATACCACAAAGTTAGCCATGTTCTGATAAGGTAGCATAAACAAGGAATCGAACAGTGAATACCATTACCAACAATGACAACAgaacaaaaatgaatatattcCTGATATTCTTGAGTCCAATAAAAAAATGCTAGTCAATATCCATGTTCCCAATAGGTTTCTGCAATCTTAGTTACTTTaaaacatagaagaaaaagacGACAAAGCATCTCCTAACAAATCTTAAATAATGTGGTCGTAACAATGAAACTGCTAACTTCTATCAGCTTTCACCACATAAGCCTtctttaaaaaagtaattatttacCTGGTTGATATTTTGAGCCTTTAGCCTCCCCACAACAAGGTGTTCTAACACCATTTTCTTCTTAGTCATTTGCATCATCCTTTCTTCAATTGTTCCCCGCGTTATAAGTCTATAAATCAACACCTGCAACACCAAAACCATTATAACCTTCAAAGCCAACAAAAGTTATCGACTTCGTACCAACGAAAAACGCAAACCTTGTTAGTTTGTCCAAGTCGATGAGCTCTAGCCATTGCTTGTAAGTCAGCATGAGGATTCCAGTCACTACAGAATTGCATTGATCAAATTAATATTGGATTTAATAGAAAggaaataacataaaaagaaaAGCTTAATCTTTCAACACATGAACTGTCAGCATGAGAAAATAACTATAATGACTAATGAGGATATTAACCCCGACCTAATGATTAATATATAACAATAGCATTGTAATCAAGATGCCTTGATAATAGGGATAAGAACAAGTATCCTGTACCTATCTAGTTACGATTAAATTCAGAATATATGTTGGAAAAATGCAGCTCCCACATTAGCTAGAGATATGGCCAAAATAAAACTTATAGAACTAGGCAATCTTCACCTTACGAGCCGGTTTTATGGGATTGAGTTACAACAAAAACTTAATATGCACTGAAAATGGTATACAACCTTCTCCCAATCCCAATTTTCCTTTTGGATCCAGTCATGTCACTGCATAGGAAAATCATGGAGGACTTGAGTACGATTGTGGCGGTGGGAAGGTCACTCTGGATGTGGTGGACGTGGAGGCAGAAGTGGTGTTATCTGTCAGATCTGTCACAAAAACAACCATGATGCATACCACTGTGAAAGTCAGTGTATTACCCAATCTAGAAGCCTCCTAATACAACTTATACTATATACTCTAACAGTCCCCTTTAGAATCCGATGCTGGTTTGACTAAGCTTTGCTTGTCAAAGACTCTGAACTTGTCATGAAGAGTACTGGACCTGATAGCAGATAGGGGTCTGGTAAGAACATCTGCCCATTGATCTTGAGCTGGTACATGAGAGACAACCAAActtttacaaaaaatatatcaatttccaTATGCTTAGTTCTATGATGCAGAGTAGGGTTGGAAGCTAGAGAGACAGTACCCATATTGTCACATAGGATCTTGGGAGTGTAAAACTTGCACTCTAATTCTGTCAGAAGTGACTGAAGCCATAGTATTTCAGCAGATAAGGTTGGCAAGGCTTCTATACTCTGCCTCTGCACTGGAATGTGCCACCAAGGTTTGTTTCTTTGACCACCATGAAACAAGATTAGGCCCAAGATATATACAAGCTCCTGATGTAGAGCTTCTGACCCAGATGACAGAAGATCTACTTCTGACTGATCGATGGGTCATATACCACCAACCCAGCCGTGATGGTGGCTGATCGATGGGGCGACTAGATGGGCAAGGTTTCTCATTTGAGACATTTTAGGGTTTTATCAAGAACGTTGGATTTAAGCACTTATACGGTTATACCAACTTCAATATGAAACTAAACATGATTCTAATTTTCTAAATGCTCGAGAGACCTGAACTCTCCAATTCCAGAAATGCCTAATTGCATGCCTTTACAGATGTTTGTGTTCATTCTTTCTGTTTGCATCCTTAGCTTTCCTAAGTAACCAACAAAAGTTAGTCATCTATTACAAGGATCTGTATCTTTATTTGACTGACCCAGATGTTTAATTTTCTGCTCCTCTCGTATTTCCCCTAACATACGCGTCCCTTCTCGGTAGGAAAACACTGCTGATCAAACGAGCAATGCAAGAATTGTGAACCCTCTGCTAATACCATTTATATGACGTTATCCAATCTATAGATTATATAGAACATCATATTACACCTGTGTCTTTATATGACTGGCACCTAGAAATTTAATCCTCCTCTTTATTCCTCCTAAAATTCAGCTTCATACTAGGGAGTTGCTGCCTATCAAATAAGCAATGCAAGAATCTGGAATACCATTCACACCATCCTTATCCGATCAAAATCAACAGAACATCGTATTACACCTCATATCTTTAAACAGAGCAAGAAGGTAGCACAGCACAAACAAAATCTCGTGGAGGAGAAGAACTTATTCCCTTAAAATTATACTTCTTCGCGGGACTTTTCATTTCATGTAAAATAACACATTTGATGGCATCTTTCAAAAATCACcaacaaatatataataaaaaaacacaagcCACCTCCAATCAATTTTACATGCGAAATATTAAAAATCAAGACAACCTGATTGATTTTTCTGATCAAAGTCCCCAC
Coding sequences within it:
- the LOC123897663 gene encoding CHD3-type chromatin-remodeling factor PICKLE isoform X1, whose translation is MSSLVERLRVRSERKPIYNIDESDDDDFLVKKPGTSQEKFERIDRDDAKEDLCQACSESGDLLSCETCTYAYHSRCLLPPLKGPAPNNWRCPECVSPLTDIDKLLDCEMRPTVEGDGDDDTTKSGSKQIFVKQYLVKWKGLSYLHCTWVPEKEFLKAFKNHPRLKTKVNNFHRQMASSNTSDEDFVAIRPEWTTVDRIIACRGDDDEKEYLVKWKELSYDECYWEYESDISAFQPEIERFNKFRSRSSKLAYIKQKSRVNDDSELKKQQKEFQQYEHSPKFLSGSLHPYQLEGLNFLRFSWSKQTHVILADEMGLGKTIQSIAFLASLFEEGICAHPHLVVAPLSTLRNWEREFATWAPQMNVIMYVGSAQARNVIREYEFYYPKKLKKIKKKKSGQIVSESKHDRIKFDVLLTSYEMINLDTTSLKPIKWECMIVDEGHRLKNKDSKLFSSLKQYSTRHRVLLTGTPLQNNLDELFMLMHFLDAGKFASLEEFQEEFKDINQEEQISRLHKMLAPHLLRRVKKDVMKELPPKKELILRVDLSSKQKEYYKAILTRNYQILTRRGGAQISLINVVMELRKLCCHAYMLEGVEPDIDDPKEAFKQLLESSGKLHLLDKMMVKLKEQGHRVLIYTQFQHMLDLLEDYCSYKRWQYERIDGKVGGAERQIRIDRFNAKNSSRFCFLLSTRAGGLGINLATADTVVIYDSDWNPHADLQAMARAHRLGQTNKVLIYRLITRGTIEERMMQMTKKKMVLEHLVVGRLKAQNINQEELDDIIRYGSKELFADENDEAGKSRQIHYDAAAIDRLLDRDQVVDEETTLDDEDEDGFLKAFKVANFEYVDEAEAAAEEEAAQKRAMETVNSSERTHYWEELLKDKFQEHKVEEFNALGKGKRNRKLMVSVEEDDLAGLEDVSSDEDDNYEAELTDGDSNSTGTTTSRRPYKKKARTDSTEPLPLMEGEGKAFRVLGFNQNQRAAFVQILMRFGVGDFDWKEFTSRMKQKTYEEIKDYGTLFLSHIAEDITDSSTFTDGVPKEGLRIQDVLVRIAVLLLIRDKVKFATEHPQTPLFSDDILLRYPGLKGIRKWKEEHDFMLLRAVLKHGYGRWQAIVDDKDLKIQEIICQELNLPVINLPGPGQVGSHIQNGANLANTEIPSNESRENGGSGIAADGAQGSGDARNQTQLYQESSMLYHFRDMQRRQVEFVKKRVLLLEKGLNAEYQKEYFGDPKAGEVTNEEIKSEPKSTTIPSYKSVDTDTQMIDQLPQVETIAPEDVPVACESDPNRLELVRLYNEMCKVVEENPTDLVQASLARESAEVNTVKKFPPLETICEDINRILTPTVEQPISETPILNSDNKSEAISHGDETKDMVIDSDPVKESGSSVAIEKETPSLAEKKESNTEMDESSNAELNENTPNSDAGVAVLDA